In a genomic window of Bradyrhizobium sp. LLZ17:
- a CDS encoding acyl-CoA dehydrogenase family protein: MAESDNIVVETAERIFADLADPQTINNDKKNSWQAPLWQALSDAGLPLSWVPDDFGGSGASLADGFALLNAAGRFAVSVPLAETMLAGWLLAQAKIASPEGEMTVIPASPKDRITLDTDGSLSGRARGVPFAKAAKHIAVLAHGKDGVSIALVEATRARIESGLNVGYDHSDTVTLDKVQPITVKPAPKGFDQTTMMLMGGVARSLQIAGALEAMLDISVRYSNERVAFEKKISKFQAVQHNLARLAGESAAALAAATSAADAIANAESFDDEVYLEAAAAKIRCAEAAEKGGAIAHQVHGAIGFTLEHILHRYSLRALAWRDDFGSESHWAVELGKLVAKRGADELWPLVAAR, encoded by the coding sequence GTGGCGGAGAGTGACAATATCGTCGTCGAGACCGCGGAGAGAATCTTCGCCGATCTCGCCGATCCGCAAACCATCAACAACGACAAGAAGAATTCGTGGCAGGCGCCGCTGTGGCAGGCGCTGAGCGACGCCGGGCTGCCATTGTCCTGGGTGCCTGACGATTTCGGCGGCTCCGGCGCGAGCCTGGCTGATGGCTTTGCGCTTCTCAACGCCGCCGGACGATTTGCGGTGTCGGTTCCGCTCGCCGAAACCATGCTCGCAGGCTGGCTGCTTGCGCAGGCAAAGATCGCCTCGCCCGAGGGCGAGATGACGGTGATACCTGCTTCGCCGAAGGATCGCATCACGCTCGACACTGACGGCTCGCTCTCCGGCCGCGCGCGCGGCGTTCCCTTCGCCAAGGCGGCGAAGCATATTGCGGTGCTTGCGCACGGCAAGGACGGCGTCTCGATTGCACTGGTCGAGGCAACCAGGGCGCGGATCGAATCCGGACTCAATGTTGGTTATGACCACAGCGACACCGTCACACTCGACAAGGTCCAGCCCATCACCGTCAAGCCGGCGCCAAAGGGATTTGACCAGACCACGATGATGCTGATGGGCGGCGTTGCGCGCAGCCTCCAGATCGCGGGCGCGCTGGAAGCGATGCTCGACATCTCCGTGCGCTATTCCAACGAACGTGTCGCCTTCGAGAAGAAGATCTCGAAATTCCAGGCGGTGCAGCACAATCTCGCCCGCCTTGCCGGCGAGTCCGCCGCAGCGCTGGCGGCTGCGACGTCGGCAGCCGATGCGATCGCAAACGCAGAGTCGTTCGACGACGAGGTCTATCTCGAAGCCGCTGCCGCCAAGATCCGTTGCGCAGAAGCTGCGGAAAAGGGCGGCGCCATCGCGCATCAGGTCCATGGCGCGATCGGCTTCACCCTGGAGCACATCCTGCACCGCTATTCGCTGCGGGCACTGGCCTGGCGCGACGATTTCGGCTCGGAAAGCCACTGGGCCGTCGAGCTCGGCAAGCTGGTTGCGAAGCGTGGCGCCGACGAATTGTGGCCGCTCGTGGCCGCGCGCTGA
- a CDS encoding acyl-CoA dehydrogenase family protein, producing the protein MTAALRFDPIRLPAECEQLRKEVRAFLAEEIAAGTFDPHKPNREDTDAPEFSRRVGAKGWLGMTWPKKYGGQERSFLERYVVTEEMRVANAPTRRFFVADRQSGPVLLKYAPEHIKMEILPRICRGEICFAIGMSEPNSGSDLFAAKTRATKTDGGYLINGTKIWTSSAHIADYMIAIFRTSPPTKENRRHGLTQFLVKMKQPGIKVNPIGQITGQYEFNEVVFTDFFVPDDHVLGEVDGAWKQATSELAYERSGPERFLETYYVLTELVRAVGPNPDTRSAEGIGRLVAQLHTMRRMSVSVAGMLQAGKEPVVEASIVKDIGTVWEQQLPHRVRDLAAFVEETATNRETLERQLDFAIKTAPKLTIQGGTTEVLRGIIARGLGLR; encoded by the coding sequence ATGACCGCCGCTCTCCGTTTCGATCCGATCCGCCTTCCGGCTGAATGCGAGCAATTGCGCAAGGAAGTGCGCGCCTTTCTCGCCGAGGAAATTGCCGCCGGCACTTTCGATCCGCACAAGCCCAACCGCGAGGACACCGACGCGCCGGAATTCTCCCGCCGGGTCGGCGCCAAAGGCTGGCTCGGCATGACCTGGCCGAAGAAATATGGCGGCCAGGAGCGCTCGTTCCTCGAGCGCTATGTGGTGACAGAAGAGATGCGCGTGGCGAACGCGCCGACGCGGCGCTTCTTCGTCGCCGACCGCCAGAGCGGACCGGTGCTTCTCAAATACGCTCCCGAGCACATCAAGATGGAGATCTTACCGCGGATCTGCCGCGGCGAGATCTGTTTTGCCATCGGCATGAGCGAGCCGAACTCCGGCTCCGACCTGTTCGCGGCGAAAACGCGCGCGACCAAGACCGACGGCGGCTATCTCATCAACGGCACCAAGATCTGGACCTCGTCGGCGCACATCGCCGACTACATGATCGCGATTTTCCGCACCTCGCCACCGACCAAGGAAAACCGCCGCCACGGCCTGACCCAGTTCCTGGTCAAGATGAAGCAGCCGGGCATAAAGGTGAATCCGATCGGCCAGATCACCGGCCAGTACGAGTTCAACGAAGTCGTCTTCACCGACTTCTTCGTCCCCGACGATCACGTGCTCGGCGAGGTCGACGGTGCCTGGAAACAGGCGACATCGGAGCTTGCCTATGAGCGCTCGGGTCCCGAGCGCTTCCTGGAAACCTACTACGTGCTGACCGAGCTGGTCCGCGCGGTCGGACCCAATCCGGATACGCGCAGCGCCGAAGGCATCGGAAGGCTGGTGGCGCAGCTCCACACCATGCGGCGCATGTCGGTCTCGGTCGCCGGCATGCTGCAAGCCGGCAAGGAACCCGTGGTCGAGGCCTCCATCGTCAAGGACATCGGCACGGTGTGGGAGCAGCAGCTGCCGCATCGGGTGCGCGATCTCGCCGCCTTCGTCGAGGAGACCGCGACCAACCGCGAGACGCTGGAACGGCAACTCGACTTCGCCATCAAGACCGCGCCGAAACTCACCATCCAGGGCGGCACCACCGAAGTGCTGCGCGGCATCATCGCGCGCGGGCTGGGACTTCGATAG
- a CDS encoding enoyl-CoA hydratase/isomerase family protein, whose translation MTIYKDIGVEKVGHVGSIEIRRPPLNFFDISLINQIADALDEFDRDIEIRSSVLSAQGKAFCAGANFGDPARQAQEAREAEKTAKGDPADSLGPINHLYIQAVRIFRAKKPIVAAVQGAAIGGGLGLAVSADFRVTCPEARFSANFTKLGFHPGFGLTVTLPELIGKNNAELMFYTSRRVTGEEAYKWGLANELVPQDQVKAAALKLAGEIAECSPLGLVSTRATMRAGLADRVMAATNHELEEQTRLRATEDFKEGVKATEERRVANFRGQ comes from the coding sequence ATGACCATCTACAAGGACATCGGCGTCGAGAAGGTCGGGCATGTCGGGAGCATCGAGATCCGCCGCCCGCCGCTCAATTTCTTCGACATCTCGCTGATCAACCAGATCGCGGACGCGCTCGACGAGTTCGATCGCGATATCGAAATCCGCAGCTCGGTCTTGTCGGCGCAAGGCAAGGCGTTCTGCGCCGGCGCAAACTTCGGCGATCCGGCACGACAGGCGCAGGAAGCGCGCGAGGCCGAGAAGACGGCCAAGGGCGATCCCGCCGACAGCCTTGGCCCGATCAACCATCTCTACATCCAGGCCGTGCGCATCTTCCGCGCCAAGAAGCCGATCGTCGCCGCTGTACAGGGCGCCGCCATCGGCGGCGGACTGGGTCTCGCGGTCTCGGCGGACTTCCGCGTCACCTGCCCCGAAGCGCGCTTCTCCGCCAACTTTACCAAGCTGGGCTTCCATCCCGGCTTCGGCCTGACGGTGACGCTGCCCGAGCTGATCGGGAAGAACAATGCGGAATTGATGTTCTACACCAGCCGCCGCGTCACCGGCGAGGAAGCCTACAAATGGGGCCTCGCCAACGAGCTGGTGCCGCAGGACCAGGTGAAAGCCGCAGCGCTGAAGCTCGCCGGCGAAATCGCCGAATGCTCCCCGCTCGGCCTCGTCTCCACCCGCGCCACCATGCGCGCCGGCCTCGCCGACCGCGTCATGGCTGCGACTAACCACGAGCTCGAGGAACAGACACGCCTGCGCGCGACGGAGGATTTCAAGGAAGGCGTGAAAGCCACGGAAGAGCGACGCGTAGCGAATTTCAGGGGGCAGTGA
- a CDS encoding enoyl-CoA hydratase, protein MSNDMVLQKLEGGLLTITMNRPERKNALNPDMVRGLVEAARRAADDPEVRAVLFKGAGGSFCVGGDVKSMAEGRAPLPFEQKLANLRRGMEVSRILHQMPKPVVAQLDGAAAGAGLSMALSCDLRVASESCKITTAFAKVGFSGDYGGTYFLTQLLGSARARDLYLTSPVLTAREAHAIGMVTRVVPDAEIDTAAHELALSLAQGPSIALGFIKRNINNAEHLALEDCFDGEAIHHTRCGDTEDHKEAAKAFVEKRKPAFKGA, encoded by the coding sequence ATGAGCAACGACATGGTTCTGCAAAAGCTCGAAGGCGGGCTGCTCACCATCACCATGAACCGCCCCGAGCGGAAGAACGCGCTCAACCCCGACATGGTGCGCGGGCTGGTCGAGGCCGCGCGGCGCGCGGCCGACGATCCGGAGGTGCGCGCGGTGCTGTTCAAGGGCGCCGGGGGCAGCTTCTGCGTCGGTGGCGACGTCAAGTCGATGGCGGAGGGCCGCGCGCCGCTGCCGTTCGAGCAGAAGCTTGCAAACCTGCGCCGCGGCATGGAGGTGTCTCGCATCCTGCACCAGATGCCGAAACCCGTGGTGGCACAGCTCGATGGCGCCGCGGCCGGCGCCGGGCTGTCGATGGCACTGTCCTGCGACCTGCGCGTCGCCAGCGAATCCTGCAAGATCACGACCGCCTTCGCCAAGGTCGGCTTCTCCGGCGATTACGGCGGCACCTATTTCCTGACGCAACTGCTCGGCAGCGCGCGGGCGCGCGACCTCTATCTGACCTCGCCGGTGCTCACGGCCAGGGAGGCGCATGCGATCGGCATGGTGACCAGGGTCGTGCCCGATGCGGAGATCGACACCGCCGCGCACGAGCTCGCGCTGTCGCTGGCGCAGGGGCCGTCGATCGCGCTCGGATTCATCAAGCGCAACATCAACAATGCCGAGCACCTGGCGCTGGAAGACTGCTTCGACGGCGAGGCGATCCATCACACCCGCTGCGGCGACACCGAGGACCACAAGGAGGCCGCCAAGGCCTTCGTCGAGAAGCGCAAGCCGGCGTTCAAGGGCGCATGA
- a CDS encoding ABC transporter substrate-binding protein: protein MNRILSGIFAASFALSASAAQAQDKPPLKIGGILDMSSLYADITGLGSETAAKMAVEDFGGEVLGRKIQVLAADHLNKADLSASIARDMLDNQGVEMIYDVAASATALAAGEIAKARNKIIIFNGPGSIRLSNEACGPTTVHYVFDTFGQANVTGLAAVKSGLDTWFFLTADYAFGQDLEKDTSNVVVKTGGKVLGNVRHPLNTSDFSSFLLQAQASKAKVIGLANAGGDTVNAIKQSAEFGIMKGGQKISPLLAFVTDIDSIGLETAQGLLLAEAFYWDLNDDTRAFSKRFSERMKRPPTSAQAGVYSSVMHYLQAVKAAGTTDSAAVMKLMKEMPINDFFAKNGKIREDGRMVHDMYLFEVKKPSESKGRWDDYKLLATVPGNEAFQSLEQSRCPLVKK, encoded by the coding sequence ATGAACAGAATTTTGTCGGGCATTTTTGCCGCGTCGTTCGCCCTGAGCGCGAGCGCGGCGCAGGCACAGGACAAGCCGCCGCTGAAGATCGGCGGCATCCTCGACATGTCGAGCCTCTATGCCGACATCACCGGCCTGGGCAGCGAGACCGCGGCCAAGATGGCGGTCGAGGATTTCGGCGGCGAGGTGCTGGGACGCAAGATCCAGGTGCTGGCGGCCGACCATCTCAACAAGGCCGATCTCTCCGCCAGCATCGCCCGCGACATGCTCGACAATCAGGGCGTCGAGATGATCTACGATGTCGCGGCCTCCGCGACCGCGCTGGCCGCCGGCGAGATCGCCAAGGCGCGCAACAAGATCATCATCTTCAACGGACCCGGCTCGATCCGCCTCTCCAACGAGGCCTGCGGTCCCACCACCGTGCACTACGTGTTCGACACGTTCGGCCAGGCCAACGTGACCGGCCTTGCTGCGGTGAAGTCGGGTCTCGACACCTGGTTCTTCCTCACCGCCGACTATGCCTTCGGGCAGGATCTCGAGAAGGACACCAGCAATGTCGTCGTGAAGACCGGCGGCAAGGTGCTGGGCAATGTCCGGCACCCGCTCAACACCTCGGATTTCTCGTCCTTCCTGCTCCAGGCCCAGGCTTCCAAGGCCAAAGTGATCGGGCTTGCCAATGCCGGCGGCGACACCGTCAATGCCATCAAGCAGTCGGCCGAGTTCGGGATCATGAAAGGCGGCCAGAAGATCTCGCCGCTGCTCGCCTTCGTCACCGATATCGACTCGATCGGACTGGAGACGGCGCAAGGCCTGCTGCTCGCGGAGGCGTTTTATTGGGACCTCAACGACGACACGCGCGCATTCTCCAAGCGTTTCAGCGAGCGCATGAAGCGGCCGCCGACCTCGGCGCAGGCCGGCGTATATTCATCGGTCATGCACTACCTGCAGGCCGTGAAGGCGGCCGGTACGACCGATTCCGCCGCGGTCATGAAACTGATGAAAGAGATGCCGATCAACGACTTCTTCGCCAAGAACGGCAAGATCCGCGAGGACGGACGCATGGTGCACGACATGTACCTGTTCGAAGTGAAGAAGCCGTCGGAGTCAAAAGGCCGCTGGGACGATTACAAGCTGCTCGCCACCGTGCCCGGCAACGAGGCGTTCCAGTCGCTGGAGCAGTCGCGCTGCCCGCTGGTGAAGAAATGA
- a CDS encoding thermonuclease family protein, with the protein MTECDEATSRPATLQLRSARNATSTGHVTRPFHLIAAFLLAASHTAHASPCQFESQGEGRVAAIVDARSVRLGDGREIRLTGIETTATTKQALTSQLVGRDVSLRGTDDTPDRYGRQSALLFIGDSDTSVQAMLLAQGDALVSAEIADKDCAAALMGAEAEARRQKKGNWADPSAIKNAESPDDILAGIGRFMVVEGKVLSVRQAGATTYLNFGRNWTRGFAVTISRRMVPAFESAGMTLKSLESRRIRVRGWVEGTAGPRIDVRLVAQVELLGANEPTGVRP; encoded by the coding sequence ATGACGGAGTGTGACGAAGCCACTTCGCGACCTGCTACGCTTCAGTTAAGGTCGGCACGCAACGCAACCTCTACGGGTCACGTGACACGACCGTTTCACCTCATCGCCGCATTCCTTCTCGCCGCGAGTCACACCGCGCACGCGAGCCCGTGTCAGTTCGAGTCCCAAGGCGAGGGCCGTGTTGCCGCCATCGTCGACGCACGCAGCGTGCGCCTCGGCGACGGCCGCGAGATCCGTCTGACCGGAATCGAGACAACTGCAACGACGAAACAAGCGCTGACATCGCAGCTCGTCGGCCGCGATGTGAGCCTGCGTGGCACCGACGACACGCCCGACCGTTACGGCCGCCAATCGGCCCTCCTGTTTATCGGCGACAGCGACACCTCCGTGCAGGCCATGCTGCTGGCCCAGGGCGACGCGCTCGTCTCCGCCGAGATTGCGGACAAGGACTGCGCGGCCGCCCTGATGGGGGCCGAGGCCGAGGCGCGGCGCCAAAAAAAGGGCAATTGGGCTGACCCGTCGGCCATAAAAAACGCGGAAAGTCCGGACGATATTTTGGCCGGGATCGGGCGCTTTATGGTGGTCGAGGGCAAAGTCCTGTCGGTCCGGCAAGCTGGGGCAACGACCTACCTCAACTTCGGTCGAAACTGGACACGCGGCTTTGCCGTGACTATTTCAAGGCGCATGGTGCCGGCGTTTGAAAGCGCCGGAATGACTCTTAAGTCCCTGGAAAGTAGACGTATTCGCGTTCGGGGCTGGGTTGAGGGGACGGCGGGGCCGCGGATCGACGTGCGCCTCGTGGCACAGGTCGAGTTGCTGGGCGCAAACGAGCCGACAGGGGTAAGGCCCTAA
- a CDS encoding M48 family metalloprotease gives MGRFQTAAMPPTIAMPKPKPAVAQTPATEKEHERILASYGGTYDDPRLESLVSKTVDRLVAASDRPDQGYRVTILNSGAVNAFALPNGQLYVTRGLLALASDTSELSSVLSHEMAHVLSKHAAMREDQARQAAIVTRVVTDMSTDPDLTALALAKTKLTMASFSRNQEFEADGIGVGISAKAHFDPYGAARFLSAMERNAELKVGKTSLDPRAQDFTSSHPATPERVQNAQTIARQYAAPEGGERDRETYLAAIDNLVYGEDPSEGFVRGRRFLHPKLGFTFQAPDNFTLDNTAQAVIGVREGGSQAMRFDVVRVPAEQSLGDYLNSGWMEGVEKASTEDITINGFPAASATAKGDQWQFKVYALRFGSDVYRFIFATRQKSTESERNARETVNSFRRLTLEEIQAARPLRIKVITVQPGDTAESLSHRMAGVDHPAERFRVLNGLDAHAQVKVRDRVKIVTD, from the coding sequence ATGGGCCGGTTCCAGACCGCTGCGATGCCCCCGACGATCGCGATGCCCAAGCCAAAGCCGGCCGTGGCCCAGACCCCCGCCACCGAAAAGGAGCACGAGCGCATCCTGGCGAGCTATGGCGGCACGTATGACGACCCCAGGCTCGAATCACTGGTCAGCAAGACCGTCGATCGGCTCGTCGCGGCGTCCGATCGCCCCGACCAAGGCTACAGGGTCACCATCCTCAATTCCGGTGCGGTGAACGCGTTCGCGCTGCCGAACGGCCAGCTCTATGTCACGCGCGGACTTCTTGCTCTCGCGAGCGATACCTCGGAATTGTCCTCGGTGCTGAGCCACGAGATGGCGCATGTGCTGTCGAAGCACGCCGCGATGCGCGAGGACCAGGCCCGCCAGGCCGCGATCGTCACCCGCGTCGTGACCGACATGAGCACCGATCCCGATCTCACTGCGCTTGCGCTCGCCAAGACCAAGCTCACGATGGCGAGCTTCTCGCGCAATCAGGAATTCGAGGCCGACGGCATCGGCGTCGGCATTTCCGCCAAGGCACATTTCGACCCTTATGGTGCCGCACGCTTCCTCTCGGCGATGGAGCGTAATGCGGAGCTGAAAGTCGGCAAGACCTCGCTCGATCCGCGCGCGCAGGATTTCACCTCCTCGCATCCGGCAACGCCCGAGCGGGTGCAGAACGCGCAGACCATCGCGCGGCAATATGCTGCGCCGGAGGGTGGCGAGCGCGACCGCGAGACCTATCTCGCCGCGATCGACAACCTCGTCTACGGCGAGGACCCCAGCGAAGGTTTTGTCCGCGGCCGGCGCTTCCTGCATCCGAAGCTCGGCTTCACCTTCCAGGCACCGGACAATTTTACGCTCGACAATACCGCGCAGGCGGTGATCGGCGTGCGCGAGGGCGGCTCGCAGGCGATGCGCTTCGACGTCGTGCGCGTGCCGGCCGAGCAGTCGCTCGGCGACTACCTCAATTCAGGCTGGATGGAGGGCGTCGAGAAGGCGTCCACCGAGGATATCACCATCAACGGCTTCCCGGCGGCCTCCGCCACCGCCAAGGGCGACCAGTGGCAGTTCAAGGTCTATGCGCTGCGCTTCGGCAGCGACGTCTATCGCTTCATCTTCGCCACACGGCAGAAATCGACCGAGAGCGAACGCAACGCGCGCGAGACCGTCAATTCATTCCGCCGCCTGACGCTCGAGGAGATCCAGGCCGCTCGCCCCCTGCGCATCAAGGTGATCACCGTGCAGCCGGGCGATACTGCGGAGTCGCTCTCGCACCGGATGGCCGGCGTCGATCATCCCGCCGAACGTTTTCGCGTGCTCAACGGCCTCGATGCACATGCGCAGGTGAAGGTGCGCGACCGCGTCAAGATCGTGACGGATTGA
- a CDS encoding MFS transporter has translation MATAQTPAMADIHSGEHGHDQASPGEIAIGVIIGRTSEFFDFFVYAIASVIVFPRLVFPFANELTGTLYSFTIFALAFIARPLGTVIFMTVDREYGKTAKLVAALFLLGTATVAIAFLPGYHDIGASAIWLLALARIAQGLAWGGAWDGLASLLALNAPPPKRGWYAMVPQLGAPLGLIVASGLFAYFAGNLSAEDFFDWGWRYPFFVAFAINVVALFARLRMVSTEEYSSLFETRDLQPSRISDTVAREGHNIMLGAFAPLASFALFHMVTVFPLSWVFLFTRESPVRFLIIEIVAAVFGVGAIVLSGVIADRVGRKSLLMGSAIAIAIYSGFAPQLLDAGAFGETIYMVIGFILLGLSFGQSSGAIASNFKQMYRYTASALTSDMAWLLGAGFAPLAALLLATNLGVIASGAYLLSGAFWTLLALWLSGQREAGDMDAGG, from the coding sequence ATGGCCACGGCACAGACCCCCGCAATGGCAGACATCCACTCGGGCGAGCACGGCCACGACCAGGCGAGTCCCGGCGAGATCGCCATCGGCGTCATCATCGGCCGCACCTCGGAATTCTTCGACTTCTTCGTCTACGCGATCGCCTCGGTGATCGTGTTTCCGCGCCTGGTCTTCCCGTTCGCGAACGAACTGACGGGCACCCTCTATTCGTTCACGATCTTCGCGCTGGCGTTCATCGCGCGCCCGCTCGGCACCGTGATCTTCATGACGGTCGACCGGGAGTACGGCAAGACGGCCAAGCTGGTCGCCGCGCTGTTCCTGCTCGGCACCGCGACCGTCGCAATCGCGTTCCTGCCCGGCTATCACGACATCGGCGCCTCTGCGATCTGGCTGCTGGCGCTGGCGCGCATCGCGCAAGGTCTGGCCTGGGGCGGCGCCTGGGACGGTCTGGCCTCGCTGCTCGCGTTGAATGCGCCGCCCCCGAAGCGCGGCTGGTACGCGATGGTGCCGCAGCTCGGCGCCCCGCTCGGGCTGATCGTGGCGAGCGGGCTGTTCGCCTATTTCGCCGGCAACCTGTCGGCGGAAGACTTCTTCGACTGGGGCTGGCGCTATCCGTTCTTCGTCGCCTTCGCCATCAACGTGGTGGCGCTGTTCGCGCGCCTGCGCATGGTCTCGACGGAGGAATATTCCTCGCTGTTCGAGACCCGTGATTTGCAGCCGTCGCGCATCTCAGACACCGTCGCGCGCGAGGGCCACAACATCATGCTCGGCGCGTTCGCGCCGCTGGCAAGCTTCGCGCTGTTCCACATGGTCACGGTGTTTCCGCTGTCCTGGGTGTTCCTGTTCACCCGCGAAAGCCCGGTGCGCTTTCTGATCATCGAGATCGTCGCCGCCGTGTTCGGTGTCGGCGCGATCGTGCTGTCCGGCGTGATTGCCGACCGCGTCGGCCGCAAGTCGCTGCTGATGGGCTCGGCGATCGCGATCGCGATCTATAGCGGCTTTGCGCCGCAGCTGCTCGATGCCGGCGCGTTCGGCGAAACCATCTACATGGTGATCGGCTTCATCCTGCTCGGCCTCTCGTTCGGCCAGTCGTCCGGCGCGATCGCTTCGAACTTCAAGCAGATGTATCGCTATACGGCCTCGGCGCTGACGTCGGACATGGCGTGGCTGCTCGGCGCCGGTTTTGCTCCGCTCGCAGCGCTCCTGCTCGCCACCAATCTCGGCGTCATCGCCTCCGGTGCCTATCTGCTGTCGGGTGCGTTCTGGACCCTGCTGGCGCTCTGGCTCAGCGGTCAGCGCGAGGCCGGCGATATGGACGCGGGCGGGTAG
- the cyoA gene encoding ubiquinol oxidase subunit II, which produces MSRLKILALLPLAVALSGCNYVVLAPAGDIAAQQRDLVIISTVLMLLIVVPVMALTVLFAWRYRQSNTSARYEPDWDHSTSLELVIWSAPLLIIVCLGALTWMGTHLLDPYRTLGRINAERAVDQAKAPLEVDVVALDWKWLFIYPDYGVATVNELAAPVDRPINFRITASSVMNSFYIPALAGQIYAMPGMETKLHAVVNRSGTYKGFSANYSGAGFSGMHFAFHALDDKGFDGWIASAKSAGGALGRGEYLKLEKPSQNEPVRRYGSVDSDLYRLILNMCVETGKMCQSEMMAIDAKGGLGHEGLNNTLPLAYDKYARRGTAFGPEPAFVAGTCTPDAPQGQTTAAIKAPSDPAPLLGAGLKRPSFTPLKSSSFFLGQRPKSDS; this is translated from the coding sequence GTGTCCCGTCTCAAGATCCTGGCGCTGCTACCACTGGCCGTCGCGCTCAGCGGCTGCAACTACGTCGTGCTGGCGCCGGCCGGCGACATCGCCGCCCAGCAGCGCGACCTCGTCATCATCTCCACCGTCCTGATGCTCCTGATCGTCGTGCCGGTGATGGCGCTAACGGTGCTGTTCGCCTGGCGCTACCGCCAGTCCAACACATCGGCGCGCTACGAGCCGGATTGGGATCATTCGACCAGCCTCGAGCTCGTGATCTGGTCGGCCCCGCTTCTGATCATCGTCTGCCTCGGCGCCCTGACCTGGATGGGCACGCATCTGCTCGATCCGTATCGCACGCTCGGCCGCATCAACGCGGAGCGCGCCGTGGACCAGGCCAAGGCGCCGCTCGAGGTCGACGTCGTCGCGCTCGATTGGAAGTGGCTCTTCATCTATCCGGATTACGGTGTCGCCACCGTCAACGAGTTGGCCGCGCCGGTCGATCGCCCGATCAACTTCCGCATCACCGCGTCCTCGGTGATGAACTCGTTCTACATCCCCGCGCTGGCCGGCCAGATCTACGCGATGCCGGGCATGGAGACGAAGCTCCACGCCGTCGTCAACCGTTCCGGCACGTATAAGGGCTTTTCGGCGAACTACAGCGGCGCCGGCTTCTCCGGCATGCACTTCGCCTTCCACGCCCTCGACGACAAGGGCTTTGACGGCTGGATCGCCAGCGCCAAATCGGCCGGCGGGGCGCTCGGCCGCGGCGAATATCTTAAGCTTGAGAAGCCCAGCCAGAACGAGCCGGTGCGGCGCTACGGCAGCGTCGATTCCGATCTCTACCGCCTGATCCTCAACATGTGCGTCGAGACCGGCAAGATGTGCCAGAGCGAGATGATGGCGATCGACGCCAAGGGCGGTCTCGGCCATGAGGGCCTGAACAACACCCTGCCGCTGGCCTACGACAAATACGCGCGTCGCGGCACCGCGTTCGGTCCCGAGCCGGCCTTCGTCGCCGGGACCTGCACGCCGGATGCACCGCAGGGCCAGACGACGGCGGCCATCAAGGCCCCCAGCGACCCCGCGCCGCTGCTCGGCGCCGGCCTGAAGCGGCCGAGTTTCACGCCGCTGAAGTCCTCGTCTTTCTTCCTCGGACAACGTCCCAAATCAGACTCCTGA